One Calditrichota bacterium DNA segment encodes these proteins:
- a CDS encoding DUF4097 domain-containing protein → MKKIIILIAVSLLSTAVFAREKATQTEQKTFAIEAGAAISISNEDGNIEVDSWDKSDIQISWTKIAYGKSKEMAEKILKDTEIDIFHSLHTLRVKVIEPRQERNFSFWDLFDPDTWANFPHSPVVHFRLIVPRDVKLNLTTDEGKIAVKNCSGSLTAQVDEGDIDCENISAENIKLVSDEGHVTCSGLKATDGKITIRTDEGDIRLENSFSDRASIKCDEGKIYCAEFYARRATMTTDEGNIEISLAERKFDSYRLYTDEGNVTIYFPDAIGCEFDMKTEEGRIRNDFGLKISKIEDGQRCRQSIGSRPTAQMIVSVSEGNIYLRKK, encoded by the coding sequence ATGAAGAAAATTATCATTCTGATCGCTGTTTCACTGCTGTCGACAGCAGTATTTGCCAGGGAAAAAGCGACACAAACCGAGCAAAAAACTTTTGCCATCGAGGCGGGTGCTGCCATTTCCATTTCCAACGAGGACGGGAATATCGAAGTCGATAGCTGGGACAAATCGGATATTCAAATTTCCTGGACAAAAATTGCCTACGGCAAAAGCAAGGAGATGGCTGAGAAAATACTCAAAGATACTGAGATCGACATTTTTCATTCGCTGCACACGCTGCGCGTAAAAGTCATCGAGCCCAGGCAGGAAAGGAATTTCAGCTTTTGGGATCTTTTCGACCCCGATACCTGGGCCAATTTCCCTCACTCGCCAGTGGTACATTTTCGTTTAATTGTTCCGCGGGATGTGAAATTAAACCTGACGACCGACGAAGGAAAAATCGCGGTGAAAAATTGCAGCGGCTCGCTAACCGCTCAAGTGGACGAGGGCGATATTGACTGCGAAAATATTTCCGCCGAAAACATAAAACTGGTTAGCGACGAAGGCCACGTCACCTGTTCCGGTCTGAAAGCGACCGACGGAAAAATCACAATACGCACCGACGAGGGCGATATTCGCCTTGAGAATTCCTTTTCCGATCGGGCGTCCATTAAATGCGACGAAGGCAAAATTTACTGCGCTGAATTTTACGCCCGCCGCGCCACGATGACAACGGACGAGGGAAATATCGAAATCTCGCTCGCTGAAAGAAAATTTGATTCCTACCGCCTGTACACAGACGAAGGAAATGTTACCATCTACTTTCCCGACGCTATTGGCTGTGAATTTGATATGAAAACGGAGGAAGGAAGAATCCGAAACGACTTCGGTTTAAAAATTTCCAAAATCGAAGACGGCCAACGGTGCCGACAAAGCATCGGCTCCCGACCAACGGCGCAAATGATTGTCAGCGTGTCGGAAGGGAATATTTATTTGCGGAAAAAGTGA
- a CDS encoding amino acid permease: MGRLKRDLTFFDLTMIAIGSVIGSGIFLTPSLIAKALPSPAWILFAWVLGGVMALTGALTYAELASMMPQAGGVYVYLVKAYGGLFGFLYGWVYFFVVNTGGIAALSIAFSTYFSYFVPLNGTGLKLAAIGGIFLLTTINVIGVKAGAIFSDLFTVLKIIGIVGLIAVGFGMGSASTTNFSLISTQSPSQLFVALAVAMVGVIWSCGGWQHVTFAAGEAKNPRRDVARAMIVGAIVVTGIYLLTNVAYLFLLSPAEIAASGHVAADAVERVLGHAGGGLIALAIFISTFGTAGIYTLTAPRIYFAMARDGIFFPKVAEVHPRFRTPAFAIIFQSVWAIVLILFWGTFENLISYVVFTDAIFFALTAVSIFVFRKKMKSKKPKFRTPGYPFTPLVFIVIELWFLFVIVAEKPLESLVGLGFLALGVPVYFLWKARGKKLNFLSEK, from the coding sequence ATGGGGCGACTGAAACGAGATTTAACGTTCTTTGATCTGACGATGATCGCCATTGGTTCAGTGATTGGGTCCGGAATTTTTTTGACGCCGTCGCTCATCGCCAAAGCGCTTCCTTCTCCGGCGTGGATACTTTTCGCCTGGGTACTCGGCGGCGTCATGGCGCTAACGGGTGCGCTGACCTATGCAGAATTAGCGAGCATGATGCCGCAAGCAGGCGGCGTTTACGTCTATCTTGTCAAGGCTTACGGAGGTTTGTTTGGATTTTTGTACGGTTGGGTTTACTTTTTTGTAGTCAATACCGGCGGAATCGCCGCGTTGAGTATCGCATTTTCCACCTATTTCAGCTATTTCGTACCGCTGAATGGCACAGGACTGAAATTAGCCGCGATTGGCGGCATTTTTCTTCTCACGACAATCAATGTCATCGGCGTCAAAGCCGGGGCGATTTTTTCCGATTTATTTACAGTGTTGAAAATTATCGGCATTGTGGGATTGATCGCTGTCGGTTTCGGAATGGGCTCCGCGTCCACGACAAATTTTTCTCTCATATCAACACAGTCGCCATCGCAACTATTCGTTGCATTGGCGGTAGCAATGGTCGGAGTGATCTGGTCCTGCGGCGGCTGGCAGCATGTCACTTTTGCCGCCGGAGAAGCAAAAAATCCGCGCCGTGACGTGGCCCGGGCGATGATTGTCGGCGCCATCGTGGTCACGGGAATTTACTTATTGACTAACGTCGCCTACCTGTTTTTGCTTTCGCCTGCTGAAATTGCTGCGTCCGGACATGTGGCAGCCGACGCTGTCGAGCGCGTGCTCGGCCATGCCGGCGGCGGCTTGATTGCACTGGCCATTTTCATTTCCACTTTTGGCACTGCCGGAATTTACACGCTGACGGCGCCGCGCATCTATTTTGCCATGGCGAGAGACGGAATTTTCTTCCCCAAAGTCGCCGAGGTTCATCCGAGGTTTCGCACGCCCGCCTTTGCCATCATTTTCCAATCGGTGTGGGCGATTGTGCTGATTTTGTTCTGGGGAACTTTTGAAAATCTGATTTCCTACGTTGTCTTTACCGATGCCATCTTTTTTGCGCTCACTGCCGTGTCGATTTTTGTGTTCCGCAAAAAAATGAAATCCAAAAAGCCAAAATTCCGCACGCCGGGGTATCCGTTCACACCATTGGTTTTCATCGTTATTGAATTGTGGTTTTTGTTCGTCATTGTGGCAGAAAAGCCGTTGGAATCGCTGGTCGGTCTGGGATTTTTAGCGCTGGGTGTTCCGGTTTATTTCCTCTGGAAAGCGAGAGGCAAGAAACTAAATTTTTTGAGTGAGAAATAA
- a CDS encoding DUF4097 family beta strand repeat protein — protein MRTKIICLIAVLFFSTLQLSAQDFQSIERKVDVPKNKTLKLVIQIDAGKVFVEKHNHSAQIRIAGRINKKFDDLEIDFNKKDNELSVALDHDKWLKSTKDEQSSTVKIYLPDDIAIEFSSEMKAGKIDLDVGGLSLKNFELQTTAGEVNVDFAEANRIAMEFLDIDVKIGSAKLQHLGNARFEDGRINGGIGELQIDFRGQGGKSAHADIDLDMGTTKVILPRDVGIKLRSTTFGFLTNQNISHEFEKRGRYYFSQNYDEQTRTLSLAIHSGVGELNVLFR, from the coding sequence ATGCGCACAAAAATTATCTGCCTGATTGCGGTGTTGTTTTTTTCAACGCTACAGCTTTCAGCGCAGGACTTTCAATCCATTGAACGAAAAGTTGATGTCCCCAAAAATAAAACACTCAAACTGGTAATTCAAATCGACGCCGGAAAGGTTTTTGTCGAAAAACACAATCATTCGGCGCAGATAAGAATTGCCGGACGGATCAACAAAAAATTTGACGACCTGGAAATCGATTTTAATAAGAAAGACAATGAATTATCTGTTGCTCTCGATCATGACAAGTGGCTGAAATCGACTAAAGATGAACAGTCTTCCACAGTTAAAATTTACCTGCCGGATGATATCGCTATTGAATTTTCCAGCGAAATGAAAGCCGGCAAAATCGACCTTGACGTCGGCGGATTGTCTCTGAAAAATTTCGAATTGCAAACCACCGCCGGCGAAGTCAACGTCGATTTCGCTGAGGCAAATCGTATCGCCATGGAATTCCTCGACATTGACGTAAAAATCGGCTCCGCGAAATTGCAGCATCTGGGAAACGCGCGCTTTGAAGACGGTCGAATCAACGGCGGCATTGGCGAGTTGCAAATTGATTTTCGCGGTCAAGGAGGCAAATCCGCTCATGCGGACATCGACCTGGACATGGGCACCACCAAAGTCATTTTACCTCGCGACGTCGGGATCAAATTGCGCAGCACTACTTTTGGTTTTTTGACCAATCAAAACATCAGCCATGAGTTTGAAAAGCGCGGGCGCTATTATTTCAGTCAAAATTACGACGAGCAAACTCGGACGCTTTCGCTGGCAATTCACAGCGGCGTCGGCGAATTGAATGTTCTTTTTCGATAA
- a CDS encoding NAD-dependent epimerase/dehydratase family protein has translation MDVLIIGGTRFLGKYLTEALLKGNQNVTLLNRGTRRNIFPFYEDVEWLICDRQDADKFRSLLKNRQFDVVIDTSAYFPSDAEQVVEIFRDKIAKYIFTSSMAVALTKEFRERQLMPIPNRRLFDTEPGNSYAYNKTLIEEYLTEQFDKNGFPFVSLRPAEIMGPGEMREWYYIDRLKHGREKILIPGSGENLFQPVYIDDLVQAFLLAIVKENGVGKCYNIAGAEAIGLNQFIRLIAAAMEERVKIINIPHSIFRDLVSITYYFPYVYKYSFVTDIEKARQELGYQPEVGIRQSIRKILASWRKDYTPKVSPFSPRGEYELMSYDLEDIFISAWELETSELKDRLRQKLLDKGLLI, from the coding sequence ATGGATGTTTTGATTATCGGCGGGACGCGATTTTTGGGGAAATATTTGACGGAGGCTTTGCTCAAAGGAAATCAAAATGTAACTTTGCTTAATCGCGGCACGCGTCGCAACATTTTTCCTTTTTACGAGGACGTGGAATGGTTGATTTGCGACAGACAGGATGCGGATAAATTTCGTTCTTTGCTAAAAAATCGCCAGTTTGACGTGGTCATTGACACCAGCGCTTATTTTCCGTCAGATGCAGAACAGGTAGTAGAAATTTTTCGCGACAAGATCGCAAAATACATTTTTACCAGTTCCATGGCGGTTGCTCTGACAAAAGAATTTCGCGAACGCCAGCTCATGCCGATTCCCAATCGGAGACTTTTTGACACCGAACCGGGAAATAGCTACGCGTACAATAAAACGCTGATTGAAGAATACCTCACGGAACAATTTGACAAAAACGGATTTCCTTTTGTGTCGCTACGGCCGGCGGAAATTATGGGCCCCGGCGAAATGCGCGAATGGTATTACATCGACCGTCTCAAGCACGGCAGAGAAAAAATTCTCATTCCCGGTTCCGGCGAAAATCTTTTCCAGCCGGTTTACATCGATGATTTAGTACAGGCATTCTTGCTGGCGATTGTGAAAGAAAACGGCGTGGGAAAATGTTACAACATTGCCGGCGCAGAGGCTATCGGTCTCAATCAGTTCATTCGTTTGATTGCTGCGGCAATGGAAGAACGAGTAAAAATAATTAACATTCCTCATTCGATTTTTCGCGATTTGGTTTCGATAACATATTATTTTCCTTATGTTTACAAATACTCATTCGTAACCGACATCGAAAAAGCCAGACAGGAATTGGGCTATCAACCGGAAGTCGGGATTCGTCAGAGCATTCGGAAAATTTTAGCAAGCTGGCGTAAAGATTACACGCCAAAAGTGTCGCCGTTCAGCCCGAGAGGTGAATACGAATTGATGAGTTACGATCTGGAAGATATTTTCATCTCTGCCTGGGAATTGGAAACGAGTGAGTTGAAAGATCGGTTGCGTCAAAAATTGTTGGACAAAGGGTTGCTCATTTAA
- a CDS encoding BamA/TamA family outer membrane protein, with translation MQSSQTKQIIFLILLFFAFVLIFALLIYSSIAQAMAMETFSHGKKKLIHYQKDEMEIQQDEVIEADIVAESSNLIIDGALYGDIVAIRSVVNLQPGAKIYGHVISFESEVAADSGAQIAGDLVQIKNDSAKVIGGRTLVGYGFPLNIFISDTTIADTVNVKGDILILNHDLEIAGRTEGDVYQFSGTTKIDSSGAVDGHVVNYLGRIDLADEALVTGNVLQLSEETKIAQENETKNDDELRDKIEKRYLERDEKSDVFRFWGDVSIEPNEIIRGDVVTIRGTINVQGEVDGDVVSVLGSVDLDSTALVSGDVVSVGGKIHRHKNARVGGDIVQTNITGVKVDDGGQHVNVGVGGISVGPKRGYEWEKKSCRKKHRYRSEFGDESFLFRYNRVEGLFLGLRKVKNRYEDNRALFDLYGDIGYGFAGKRACYQLGLERRFLGKYGPIIGVETHDFTKTEDEWIMPTFENSLAAILIREDFQDFYREEGYSVYADVEISEIATLHAGYHHQNHIGLGKKTNWSIFGGDKKFRPNPAIDELEYNSVRASLKIDTRDSYKYPNKGWFVSLFAEFAGPDFNDVTSGVDFDRYIVDIRRYQPVTYGENLDFRIRAGSSRGVLPRQYLFDAGGFSALRGYEFKEFENCNRMVVASLEYRLYNDHNPMNDVFGFTDFNLILFADAGYLWNVSDSLDYHQGYDDLGWDDLYTSLGFAISNEEGNVRLNFAKRMDEKGKPMVVTFRINRPF, from the coding sequence ATGCAATCGTCACAGACCAAACAGATCATTTTTTTGATTCTGCTTTTTTTCGCTTTTGTTTTGATTTTTGCGTTGCTCATTTATTCCTCAATCGCACAAGCGATGGCGATGGAGACTTTTTCTCACGGCAAAAAGAAACTGATTCATTACCAAAAAGACGAAATGGAAATTCAGCAAGACGAAGTCATCGAGGCGGACATTGTCGCTGAATCCAGCAACCTAATCATCGACGGCGCTCTGTATGGGGACATTGTCGCCATTCGCAGCGTGGTAAATTTGCAGCCCGGAGCAAAGATTTACGGTCACGTAATCTCTTTTGAGAGCGAAGTTGCCGCAGACAGCGGCGCTCAAATCGCCGGCGATCTTGTGCAGATCAAAAACGACAGCGCCAAAGTAATTGGCGGACGCACGCTTGTGGGTTACGGTTTCCCGCTAAATATTTTCATTTCAGACACGACCATCGCCGACACGGTGAACGTCAAAGGGGATATTTTGATCCTGAACCATGATCTGGAAATTGCCGGACGAACCGAGGGCGACGTGTACCAGTTTTCTGGCACGACAAAAATTGACTCCAGCGGCGCGGTGGACGGCCATGTCGTCAATTATCTGGGACGAATTGATCTGGCAGACGAAGCGCTGGTGACCGGTAATGTTTTACAATTGAGCGAAGAGACGAAAATTGCGCAAGAGAATGAGACAAAAAATGACGATGAATTGCGGGATAAAATTGAGAAACGCTATCTGGAGCGCGATGAAAAAAGCGACGTTTTTCGTTTCTGGGGCGACGTCTCCATTGAGCCCAATGAAATCATCCGCGGCGACGTGGTCACAATCCGCGGCACAATCAATGTGCAAGGCGAAGTCGACGGCGACGTTGTTTCAGTGTTGGGAAGCGTGGATTTGGATTCTACAGCCTTGGTTTCCGGCGATGTCGTGAGCGTTGGCGGCAAAATTCATCGCCACAAAAATGCTCGCGTGGGCGGCGACATTGTGCAGACCAATATCACCGGCGTCAAAGTTGACGACGGCGGTCAACATGTCAACGTCGGTGTCGGCGGCATTTCCGTCGGTCCCAAGCGCGGCTATGAGTGGGAGAAAAAATCGTGCAGGAAAAAACATCGCTATCGCTCTGAATTTGGAGATGAATCGTTCCTGTTTCGCTACAATCGCGTGGAGGGACTATTCTTGGGACTGAGAAAAGTGAAGAATCGCTACGAAGACAACCGGGCGCTGTTCGACTTGTACGGAGACATTGGCTACGGTTTTGCCGGAAAACGCGCTTGCTACCAGCTCGGTCTGGAAAGGCGATTTTTAGGCAAATACGGTCCCATCATTGGCGTGGAAACTCACGATTTCACCAAAACCGAAGACGAGTGGATCATGCCCACGTTTGAAAATTCGCTGGCGGCGATTTTGATTCGCGAAGATTTTCAGGATTTTTACCGCGAAGAGGGTTATTCTGTGTACGCGGATGTTGAAATTTCGGAAATTGCCACGCTGCACGCCGGCTATCATCACCAGAATCACATCGGGCTGGGAAAAAAGACCAACTGGTCGATTTTTGGCGGCGACAAGAAATTTCGACCCAATCCCGCCATCGACGAATTAGAATACAACAGCGTCCGGGCGAGTCTGAAAATCGACACCCGCGACAGCTACAAATATCCGAACAAAGGGTGGTTTGTCTCTCTTTTCGCTGAATTCGCCGGCCCGGATTTCAATGACGTGACTTCCGGCGTGGATTTCGACCGCTACATTGTGGATATCCGCCGCTACCAGCCGGTGACTTACGGCGAAAATTTGGATTTCCGCATTCGCGCCGGATCATCGCGCGGCGTTTTGCCGCGGCAATATTTGTTCGACGCTGGTGGTTTCTCTGCGCTGCGCGGCTATGAATTTAAAGAATTCGAAAATTGCAATCGCATGGTCGTCGCCAGTCTGGAATACCGACTTTACAACGACCACAATCCGATGAACGATGTGTTTGGGTTTACAGATTTCAATCTGATCCTTTTCGCGGATGCCGGATATTTGTGGAACGTGAGCGATTCGCTCGATTACCATCAGGGCTACGACGATCTCGGCTGGGACGATCTGTACACATCGCTGGGTTTCGCCATCAGCAATGAGGAAGGAAACGTGCGACTAAATTTTGCCAAACGCATGGACGAAAAAGGCAAGCCGATGGTGGTGACTTTTCGTATTAATCGGCCTTTTTAA
- a CDS encoding PAS domain S-box protein — translation MKKKVKIIYLEDELKDVELVEAQFFSERFPFALTHVENKSELLAGLKKNEYDIILMDYSLPAFDPFKTITELKKSYPDTPIVIISGTIGEELAIETLKSGAIDYVLKHRLARLTPAIERALQLVEERQKRRLAQEKLRISEEKYRLLAENASDIISKCTRLGEYLYVSPSAKEITGYQAHELFGKICYDFVHPDDLNDVKNSHQSVLEKDVISSVEYRFRCKDGSFTWVETKSKQLKPNSDSAEFSILSVTRDIRERKAFEEQLKASLREKELLLNEIHHRVKNNLQIISSLLNLQAARIDQPEAKDVFRKSVSRIRTLALIHEKLYKSDNLAEIKFVDYAKSLARGLFLAYHSPESPVSLVVEGGDARLGIDKAIPSGLLINELVTNSLKYAFPDKRGGTILIRFEDLGESYSLTVADDGVGLPENFPLEETMGSRLLRALTDQLEGKMDIDRSQGAKFVVTFPKKFQR, via the coding sequence ATGAAAAAAAAAGTAAAAATCATTTATTTGGAAGATGAACTGAAAGATGTTGAATTAGTGGAGGCGCAATTTTTCAGCGAGAGATTTCCCTTTGCGCTCACTCACGTTGAAAATAAATCGGAACTGCTCGCCGGATTGAAGAAAAATGAGTACGATATTATTTTAATGGATTATTCGCTGCCGGCGTTTGACCCCTTTAAAACGATCACTGAATTGAAAAAATCCTATCCGGACACGCCGATCGTTATCATTTCCGGCACTATCGGAGAAGAACTGGCAATAGAAACGCTGAAATCCGGCGCCATTGACTATGTGCTCAAACATCGCCTTGCCAGATTAACGCCAGCCATTGAGCGGGCGCTGCAATTAGTCGAAGAAAGACAAAAACGCCGTCTGGCGCAGGAAAAGCTCCGCATCAGCGAAGAGAAATATCGCTTGTTAGCGGAAAATGCTTCCGACATTATTTCAAAGTGTACTCGATTAGGGGAGTATTTGTACGTTTCCCCGTCAGCAAAAGAGATTACTGGTTATCAGGCTCATGAATTATTCGGAAAAATTTGCTACGATTTTGTGCATCCGGATGATTTGAATGACGTCAAAAACTCACATCAATCAGTTTTGGAGAAGGATGTGATTTCCTCTGTGGAGTATCGTTTTCGCTGCAAAGACGGTTCGTTTACCTGGGTAGAGACAAAGAGCAAGCAATTAAAACCGAATTCCGATTCTGCCGAGTTCTCGATCCTGTCTGTCACCCGAGACATTCGCGAAAGAAAAGCCTTTGAAGAACAATTAAAAGCTTCACTCCGAGAAAAAGAGCTTTTGCTCAATGAAATTCATCATCGCGTGAAAAACAATCTGCAAATTATCTCCAGTCTGTTGAATTTGCAGGCGGCGAGAATTGACCAGCCAGAGGCAAAAGACGTCTTCCGGAAATCTGTTAGCCGAATTCGCACGTTAGCGCTCATTCACGAAAAATTGTACAAATCGGACAACCTAGCGGAAATCAAATTTGTCGATTACGCCAAAAGTTTGGCGCGCGGTCTGTTTCTTGCCTATCATTCGCCAGAATCACCGGTATCGCTCGTGGTTGAAGGCGGTGACGCGCGGCTGGGGATCGACAAAGCTATCCCCAGCGGTCTGCTCATCAACGAATTAGTGACAAACTCGTTGAAATATGCTTTTCCCGACAAAAGAGGCGGCACGATTCTGATTCGTTTCGAGGATTTGGGTGAATCCTATTCCCTCACCGTCGCCGATGACGGCGTGGGTTTGCCGGAAAATTTCCCTTTGGAAGAGACCATGGGTTCCCGTTTGCTCCGCGCTTTGACTGATCAATTGGAAGGAAAAATGGACATTGACCGCTCCCAAGGCGCGAAATTTGTCGTTACTTTTCCCAAAAAATTTCAGCGGTGA
- a CDS encoding alpha-L-fucosidase — protein sequence MIKTIISLQLCTLFFVLIFPGKAKSQHENQYKYYPVSDKLVAEKLEQWQDAKFGLLMHWGTYSQWGIVESWSICPEDYGWCARKKGSNPQNYFEYKKEYEALIKTFNPTKFNPEKWAQAAKDAGMKYVVFTTKHHDGFCLWDTKETDYKITGKDCPFHNDPRADVTKEIFNAFRDQDFMIGAYFSKPDWHSPFYWAPYFPPLDRNVNYDPVLYPEKWEKFVQFTHNQILELMTNYGKIDILWLDGGWVAKQSKEEIRKYYERAAQKTKSGFLKQRIVNQDIRMDELVKKAREKQPGLIVVDRAVPGPNQNYLTPENVVPPKPIPYPWESCIISGGGWSYTPNAKYKSARELVHLLVDIVAKGGNLLLNIAPGPDGTWQAGAYKMLAGMSSWMKVNSEAIYGTRVVAPYKDGNVCFTKKKNKNIVYAIYLPKDDESAPPARIHIKNIHPADKAAIFLLGVREKLTWKKVGTGFVVEIPQSIRKNPPCEQAWVLKFKI from the coding sequence ATGATCAAAACAATCATTTCCTTGCAATTGTGCACATTGTTTTTTGTTTTGATTTTTCCAGGGAAAGCAAAGTCCCAACACGAAAATCAATACAAATACTACCCAGTTTCAGACAAGCTGGTCGCGGAGAAACTCGAACAATGGCAGGATGCGAAATTTGGCTTGTTGATGCACTGGGGAACTTACAGCCAATGGGGAATAGTTGAGTCGTGGTCGATTTGTCCGGAAGATTACGGCTGGTGCGCAAGGAAAAAAGGCTCGAATCCGCAGAACTATTTTGAGTACAAAAAAGAATACGAAGCTTTGATCAAAACTTTTAATCCGACAAAATTCAATCCGGAAAAATGGGCGCAGGCTGCCAAAGACGCGGGCATGAAATATGTCGTTTTTACGACCAAACATCACGACGGGTTTTGTCTCTGGGACACAAAAGAGACAGATTACAAAATTACAGGAAAGGACTGTCCTTTTCACAACGATCCGCGCGCCGACGTGACAAAAGAAATTTTCAACGCTTTCCGCGACCAGGACTTTATGATCGGCGCATACTTTTCCAAACCGGACTGGCACAGTCCATTTTATTGGGCTCCCTATTTCCCGCCGCTGGATCGCAACGTAAATTATGACCCGGTGCTCTATCCTGAAAAATGGGAAAAATTTGTGCAATTCACGCACAACCAAATTTTGGAGTTGATGACAAACTACGGCAAAATCGATATTTTGTGGCTCGACGGCGGTTGGGTCGCGAAACAGAGCAAAGAGGAGATCAGAAAATATTACGAAAGAGCAGCCCAAAAAACAAAATCCGGTTTTTTAAAACAGCGCATCGTGAATCAGGATATTCGTATGGACGAGTTGGTGAAAAAAGCGCGCGAGAAACAGCCGGGACTGATTGTTGTTGACCGTGCCGTTCCTGGCCCCAATCAGAATTATTTGACACCGGAAAATGTCGTACCGCCCAAACCCATTCCTTATCCCTGGGAATCGTGCATCATCTCCGGCGGCGGCTGGTCTTACACTCCGAATGCAAAATATAAATCAGCCCGCGAACTTGTGCATTTACTGGTCGACATTGTCGCTAAGGGCGGAAATTTGCTGCTCAACATCGCTCCCGGTCCTGACGGAACTTGGCAGGCCGGCGCCTACAAAATGCTCGCAGGAATGAGCTCGTGGATGAAAGTGAACAGCGAAGCAATTTACGGAACGCGCGTCGTTGCGCCCTACAAGGACGGGAATGTCTGCTTCACAAAAAAGAAGAATAAAAACATCGTTTACGCGATTTATCTACCGAAAGATGACGAGTCTGCGCCGCCGGCAAGGATTCATATAAAAAATATTCATCCGGCGGACAAAGCGGCAATTTTTCTGCTCGGTGTTAGGGAAAAGCTGACCTGGAAAAAAGTCGGTACTGGCTTCGTCGTGGAAATTCCCCAGTCGATTCGAAAAAATCCGCCGTGCGAGCAGGCCTGGGTTTTGAAATTTAAAATCTGA